From one Deinococcus sp. Leaf326 genomic stretch:
- a CDS encoding ATP-binding protein, with protein sequence MSERPALSEQDHLSEDLYQLATELHITQTPQTLLHLLLHHARQTLSIGTSLAVLGQGDAWLSPVVQGGFANLSPEELTHLSQRLMLQAQTLGGPVVLKGRGQENWVFLPLRTDERLLGFLVLAPDESAASLSPAQLRYLHKLALHGANAIAGAQLLLQLRQSETRYRRLVDESPVGIAAGFLDGGLTEANDAYLNLLGFTREAYERGELDWAALTPPEYHAIDAAAFQRAFDQGTSGHYEKEMLTSTGERIPLEITLMQYAEGDRQRVVGYLRDLRAQRAAEARWQAQTHGLQNQLEDRSLTLAQQAESLRQQRAELEARTRVLEGFASFTRELTLNLDPYALIRRAQQFTLTLLPPQAFALYYEPHLDLWRVKAQTGEVGNPDLQAVLDRGLPFEETTNLFQPWDTRIPLYQEAYDSRKDTVARETTQLQSTATLPLSVRGHSRGIFAIGLNVAQPWTPIDKVVLETVVRSLSLALERAEQTQLLQQRSLALEHSNRELEQFAYVASHDLQEPLRTVTSFSQLLIRRLGKVQDDPKAAQYAELITDATGRMRTLIDDLLEFSRVGSRVEPLKSIDLGAVLTQVQADLQHRLEETQGQLAFEKLPRVLGDQAQLRQLFQNLINNALKFQAPGRIPRVSILAERNEDWVEVRVIDNGIGIDAAHFEKIFTVFQRLHRRDEYAGNGIGLAIVRKIMQRHGGSVEVNSVVDEGTTFTLKLPSESYRENNNF encoded by the coding sequence ATGTCTGAACGTCCGGCCCTCAGTGAGCAAGACCATCTCAGCGAGGATCTTTACCAACTCGCTACCGAGCTCCATATCACCCAGACCCCGCAAACCCTTCTCCACCTGCTTCTCCACCATGCTCGGCAGACGTTGAGTATCGGCACCAGTCTCGCTGTTCTAGGGCAAGGCGACGCGTGGCTGTCACCGGTCGTCCAAGGGGGTTTTGCGAACCTATCCCCTGAAGAGCTCACTCATCTTAGCCAGCGACTTATGCTTCAGGCTCAGACACTTGGTGGCCCTGTTGTGCTCAAGGGTAGGGGGCAGGAAAATTGGGTCTTTCTGCCCCTCCGGACCGATGAACGTCTCTTGGGATTCTTGGTCCTCGCTCCAGACGAGAGCGCTGCATCTCTCTCTCCAGCACAACTCCGTTATCTGCACAAACTGGCACTCCATGGCGCTAACGCGATTGCGGGGGCCCAGCTGCTGCTCCAACTTCGGCAGAGCGAGACGCGTTATCGCCGTCTCGTCGATGAAAGTCCGGTTGGCATTGCCGCCGGTTTTCTCGACGGGGGCCTCACCGAAGCGAACGATGCCTACCTCAACCTCCTGGGGTTTACCCGCGAAGCCTACGAACGCGGCGAACTGGACTGGGCCGCCCTCACCCCACCGGAATATCACGCCATAGACGCTGCTGCGTTTCAACGGGCCTTCGATCAGGGCACGTCCGGTCATTACGAGAAAGAGATGCTCACCAGTACGGGGGAGCGCATTCCGCTGGAAATCACCCTGATGCAGTATGCCGAGGGCGACCGCCAACGGGTGGTGGGCTATCTCCGTGATCTCCGTGCCCAGCGCGCAGCTGAAGCGCGGTGGCAGGCTCAGACGCATGGCCTTCAAAATCAGTTGGAGGACCGCAGCCTCACCCTGGCACAGCAGGCCGAATCGCTCCGTCAACAGCGGGCAGAGCTCGAAGCACGCACGCGTGTTCTGGAAGGGTTTGCCTCGTTCACCCGGGAGCTGACGTTGAATCTTGACCCTTACGCCCTGATTCGGCGGGCCCAACAATTCACGTTGACATTGCTCCCGCCTCAGGCCTTCGCTCTCTACTACGAGCCACACCTCGACCTCTGGCGCGTGAAGGCACAAACAGGTGAGGTTGGAAATCCCGATCTCCAGGCGGTCCTGGACCGGGGCCTTCCCTTCGAGGAGACCACCAACCTGTTTCAGCCCTGGGACACCCGGATACCCCTCTATCAAGAGGCGTACGATTCCAGGAAGGATACCGTTGCCCGGGAGACCACCCAACTTCAGTCCACAGCGACCCTGCCACTGAGCGTCCGTGGACATTCCCGCGGGATTTTTGCCATTGGCCTGAATGTCGCTCAGCCCTGGACGCCTATCGACAAAGTGGTGCTGGAAACAGTAGTTCGCAGTCTCAGTCTTGCTCTGGAGCGTGCCGAGCAGACCCAACTCTTGCAACAGCGAAGTTTGGCGTTGGAGCACAGTAATCGGGAGCTCGAACAATTCGCCTATGTGGCCAGTCATGATCTGCAGGAGCCTCTGCGAACAGTCACCAGTTTCTCTCAGCTGTTGATCCGGCGCCTGGGGAAAGTTCAGGACGATCCGAAGGCTGCTCAATATGCAGAGCTCATCACGGACGCAACTGGGCGAATGCGAACCCTGATTGATGACTTGCTCGAGTTTTCTCGTGTGGGTTCCCGTGTCGAGCCCCTCAAATCGATAGATCTCGGTGCTGTTCTGACTCAAGTTCAGGCTGATCTCCAACATCGGCTTGAAGAAACGCAAGGGCAGCTGGCATTTGAAAAGCTTCCCCGAGTACTTGGCGATCAGGCACAACTCCGACAACTCTTCCAGAACCTCATCAACAATGCGCTGAAGTTTCAAGCTCCAGGACGTATCCCACGAGTGAGCATTTTAGCTGAACGGAACGAGGACTGGGTTGAAGTCAGGGTGATAGATAACGGGATCGGCATTGACGCTGCGCATTTCGAGAAGATCTTTACGGTCTTTCAGAGACTGCATCGAAGAGACGAGTACGCAGGAAATGGTATTGGTCTGGCAATCGTCCGGAAGATCATGCAACGCCATGGCGGTTCAGTCGAGGTCAACTCGGTAGTTGATGAGGGGACGACTTTTACTCTGAAGTTGCCAAGTGAGTCTTACAGAGAGAATAACAATTTCTAA